Proteins found in one Candidatus Bipolaricaulota bacterium genomic segment:
- a CDS encoding ABC transporter permease yields MRALLHAEFVTFARDKTALAFTFLFPVLFILVFGFLMGGEDQSRLGLVLNGVPGTKLVSVLEKTDGITVTSFPDRESLKEGIEKRRVDFGLVYDGKALVFVYDPTRVQDNYAFEQIARGISTRFNLARQGARPAVSVHAVAVRETSGNWFVRVVPGVIAFSILSAGLFAISGHLAMMKERRQLDRFLVTPMRPISLLAAIAGVRLVVAYVSAFLTLLVAITALHLEFSVDWGRYALFVPAATIGAMGMGALIALVVRRPESAGNVSNIFAMLMMFLAGIYFPIEIMPSYLRAFSKLLPLTYMADAMRDITGVGEMPPSEFWGITAGLLVLGLVLLPLIARYIVRADRR; encoded by the coding sequence ATGAGGGCGTTACTGCACGCCGAGTTTGTCACCTTCGCCCGGGACAAGACGGCGCTCGCGTTCACGTTCCTGTTTCCGGTCCTGTTCATCTTGGTGTTCGGATTCCTGATGGGGGGAGAGGACCAGTCCCGGTTGGGACTGGTTCTCAACGGCGTTCCGGGAACGAAGCTCGTCTCCGTCCTGGAGAAGACGGACGGAATCACGGTGACCAGCTTCCCGGACCGGGAATCGCTCAAGGAGGGGATCGAAAAGCGGCGGGTCGACTTCGGGCTCGTCTACGACGGGAAGGCGCTCGTCTTCGTCTATGATCCGACCCGGGTGCAGGATAATTATGCCTTCGAGCAGATCGCGCGCGGGATATCGACGCGGTTCAACCTCGCCCGCCAGGGTGCGCGTCCGGCCGTCTCCGTCCACGCGGTCGCGGTGCGGGAGACGAGCGGGAACTGGTTTGTCCGCGTCGTCCCCGGGGTGATCGCCTTCTCCATCCTCTCCGCCGGGCTGTTCGCGATCTCCGGGCACCTCGCCATGATGAAGGAGCGCCGTCAGCTCGACCGGTTCCTCGTCACCCCGATGCGCCCGATCTCCCTTCTTGCGGCGATCGCCGGAGTGCGGCTGGTTGTGGCCTACGTCTCGGCGTTCCTCACCCTGCTCGTAGCGATTACGGCCCTGCACCTGGAGTTCTCCGTCGACTGGGGCCGCTACGCGCTCTTCGTCCCTGCGGCAACGATCGGGGCAATGGGGATGGGAGCGCTCATCGCCTTGGTCGTCCGCCGTCCGGAGAGCGCGGGTAATGTCTCCAACATCTTCGCAATGCTGATGATGTTCCTCGCCGGGATCTACTTCCCGATCGAGATCATGCCGTCCTATCTGCGCGCGTTCTCCAAGCTGCTCCCCCTCACTTACATGGCCGATGCCATGCGGGATATAACCGGAGTAGGGGAGATGCCTCCGTCCGAGTTCTGGGGGATCACCGCCGGATTGCTCGTACTCGGTCTTGTGCTCCTCCCCCTCATTGCCCGCTACATCGTGCGGGCGGACCGCCGCTGA
- a CDS encoding polyamine ABC transporter substrate-binding protein: MYRRLFVVGLVFSLILGGFAIAPWAQALADKQVLRIAFDASDLKTLDPHYAAATMDRAVVDMVFNGLVRYKPGDITQFEPDLAESYEVSADGLTWTFHLRKGVMFHPFKGYEDGYELTAEDVVFSLNKAANKDTSAYAGEYSGLSFMAVDKYTVQITTEKAISPSLFLPKVADYAGGFIVSKRAVEALGEDFKTHPVGTGPFMFKSYSPMQKVVLVRNENYFRGAPILEQVEVWYMSDINSRQAGLAAGQLDVIDGVREQMWVNAVKNQPNTVVDIFGPGETEVEHLNISKGPLSDVRVRRAIAYAIDRNELLAFIGEDVAEPLYAVVPPYLAGGMDKEEVAKAGLLYTVDRDKAKALLAEAGYPDGFSLDAVITEKDSYRRPFENVQAQLKKVGITLNLKVVDHSTYHSMIRKDVNPIVHYECWRPNADVFLTRFYHSASIVVTGAKPDTNFSHYTGIDWLIEAARTELNPTIQAMLWETAQLKLLE; the protein is encoded by the coding sequence ATGTATCGAAGATTGTTTGTCGTGGGATTGGTTTTTAGCTTAATCTTGGGTGGTTTTGCAATCGCTCCCTGGGCTCAAGCCTTAGCAGACAAACAGGTACTTCGCATTGCCTTTGATGCATCAGATTTAAAGACCCTTGATCCTCACTACGCTGCCGCCACGATGGACCGTGCGGTGGTAGATATGGTTTTTAACGGACTTGTTCGCTATAAACCCGGAGACATCACCCAATTTGAGCCTGATCTAGCTGAGAGCTACGAAGTGTCAGCGGACGGTTTGACCTGGACTTTCCACCTTAGAAAAGGCGTAATGTTCCATCCATTTAAGGGATACGAAGATGGCTATGAGTTGACGGCAGAAGATGTTGTTTTCTCGCTTAATAAAGCAGCTAACAAGGATACCTCGGCCTACGCGGGAGAGTACAGTGGCTTGTCTTTCATGGCGGTAGATAAATACACCGTTCAAATCACGACTGAAAAGGCTATCTCTCCTAGTTTGTTCTTACCCAAGGTAGCTGATTATGCCGGAGGGTTCATCGTCAGTAAGCGAGCAGTGGAGGCGTTAGGGGAGGACTTCAAAACACATCCCGTAGGGACTGGACCGTTCATGTTTAAGTCCTACTCGCCGATGCAGAAGGTTGTCCTTGTGCGTAACGAGAATTATTTCCGCGGTGCCCCTATTCTAGAACAGGTTGAGGTCTGGTATATGTCAGATATCAACAGTCGGCAAGCGGGTTTAGCCGCTGGGCAACTTGATGTGATCGACGGTGTCAGGGAACAGATGTGGGTCAACGCCGTGAAAAATCAGCCGAACACGGTAGTTGACATCTTCGGCCCTGGAGAGACTGAGGTTGAGCATCTCAACATATCCAAAGGACCGCTCAGCGACGTTCGGGTCCGGCGGGCCATCGCCTATGCGATAGATCGAAACGAACTCCTCGCCTTTATCGGAGAGGACGTGGCTGAGCCATTATACGCTGTAGTTCCTCCCTACCTTGCTGGGGGCATGGACAAGGAAGAGGTGGCGAAGGCCGGGTTGCTCTACACCGTTGATCGAGATAAAGCAAAGGCCTTGCTTGCCGAAGCAGGGTATCCGGATGGGTTCAGCCTTGATGCTGTAATCACGGAGAAGGACAGCTATCGGCGTCCGTTTGAAAACGTCCAGGCACAACTCAAAAAGGTGGGAATCACGCTGAATCTCAAAGTGGTTGATCACTCCACCTATCACTCAATGATCCGCAAGGACGTCAACCCGATCGTTCACTACGAATGCTGGCGCCCGAATGCGGACGTCTTCCTGACACGCTTCTATCACTCTGCCTCGATTGTTGTGACTGGGGCAAAACCCGATACCAACTTCTCGCACTACACGGGGATCGATTGGTTGATCGAGGCGGCGCGCACGGAGCTTAACCCGACGATTCAGGCGATGCTCTGGGAGACAGCGCAGCTTAAGCTGTTGGAGGA
- the cysS gene encoding cysteine--tRNA ligase, with amino-acid sequence MRLYNTLTREKQEFEPQDGKTVKMYVCGPTVYDHLHIGNLRPVLVFGALRRYMELFKGWEVIYVQNITDVDDKLIARAQESGETVAEVAARYTEAYFQLLDRLGVVPPTHSPRATEHIAGMIDLVQQLIEKGYAYERGGDVYFRVRAFSEYGKLSGRSVDELRSGARVAASELKEDPLDFTLWKAAKPGEPKWDSPWGEGRPGWHTECVVLSRHYLGETLDIHAGGNDLIFPHHENEIAQAEAVSGKTFSRFWLHNGMLTVNGEKMSKSLGNFAYAYEVLERFDPETVIYFYLSRHYRKPLDYSEAALAEAEKAVDRVRTLISEVEAELRGAGDGELGEAGNEFVAGLSRFRDRYVEALDDDFNTVGALAAIQELVSEANRFRANAAGADRLGLRDAVSLLRTLGAPLGLFRKREEMLQTTTGDLIDLLIELRMELRKKREFELADRIRDRLNDLGIVLKDTPHGTIWM; translated from the coding sequence ATGAGACTGTACAACACCCTCACGCGAGAAAAGCAGGAATTCGAGCCGCAGGACGGAAAGACGGTGAAGATGTACGTCTGTGGCCCCACCGTCTACGATCATCTCCACATCGGGAATCTGCGGCCGGTGCTCGTCTTCGGCGCACTGCGTCGCTACATGGAACTGTTCAAGGGGTGGGAGGTGATCTACGTCCAGAACATCACCGACGTGGACGATAAATTGATCGCCCGGGCACAGGAGAGCGGGGAGACGGTGGCCGAGGTGGCGGCACGGTACACCGAGGCGTACTTCCAGCTCCTCGACCGGCTCGGGGTCGTCCCCCCGACCCACAGCCCGCGTGCCACCGAGCACATCGCCGGGATGATCGATCTCGTCCAGCAGTTGATCGAGAAGGGATACGCCTACGAGAGAGGTGGCGACGTGTACTTCCGCGTGCGCGCGTTCAGTGAGTATGGCAAGCTCTCCGGCCGCAGCGTCGATGAGCTGCGCAGCGGGGCCAGGGTCGCAGCCTCCGAGCTGAAGGAGGATCCCCTCGATTTCACCCTGTGGAAGGCGGCCAAGCCAGGTGAGCCGAAGTGGGATTCCCCGTGGGGCGAGGGGAGACCAGGCTGGCATACCGAGTGCGTCGTCCTCTCGCGTCATTACTTGGGAGAGACGCTGGACATCCACGCCGGGGGGAACGACCTCATCTTTCCCCACCACGAGAACGAGATCGCCCAGGCCGAGGCGGTGAGCGGGAAGACCTTCTCCCGGTTCTGGCTGCACAACGGGATGCTCACCGTTAACGGCGAGAAGATGTCGAAGTCGCTCGGGAACTTCGCCTACGCCTACGAGGTCCTGGAGCGGTTCGATCCGGAGACGGTGATCTATTTCTACCTCTCCCGCCACTACCGCAAGCCGCTCGATTACTCGGAGGCGGCTCTGGCAGAGGCGGAGAAGGCGGTCGACCGGGTCCGCACCCTGATCTCCGAGGTGGAGGCCGAGCTGCGCGGCGCCGGTGATGGTGAGCTGGGAGAGGCAGGGAATGAGTTCGTCGCCGGGCTCTCCCGGTTCAGGGACAGGTACGTGGAGGCGCTGGACGACGATTTCAACACGGTCGGGGCGCTCGCCGCGATCCAGGAGCTCGTTTCGGAGGCGAACCGATTCCGTGCCAACGCCGCTGGCGCGGACCGACTCGGGCTGCGGGACGCCGTCTCCCTCCTGCGGACCCTCGGAGCCCCGCTCGGGCTTTTCCGCAAGCGGGAGGAGATGCTCCAGACGACAACCGGGGATCTGATCGATCTCCTTATCGAGCTGCGGATGGAGCTGCGCAAGAAGCGGGAGTTCGAGCTCGCTGATCGGATCCGCGATCGGCTGAATGATCTCGGGATCGTGCTCAAGGACACCCCGCACGGGACGATCTGGATGTAA
- a CDS encoding ABC transporter permease has translation MNGILALARAHLITALRERVTLFWFIVFPVFLLVILTLIFGNLGKQGGMNFQVGLVNLEEAEAGPDLARVVISAFAAIGEPEDGKEPLFSLHRPGPGEDKQEFLSRAKEELRHGRLAAVIVIPRGFNQAVLSDAGAEITVYTDPTRSGSALAADVIAEVVSGVNREILVRIGRLDPNNEIPMRNESLAGMPASFSYASFLLPGVVLMAFFTAGLFGVPGAILYARDRFQLRRYWVTPLTVPRYLAGFSLGQLGLSAVQFAVLFAIGEYGLGARVNFARPQAIAFLILGFCTFLAFGFLIAAVAKTANGAMAIANILNIPLMFLGGLFFPVGDLPGFLRAIVLVNPVTYIAGGLRAGLGLTEGTTSPIGSVLVPLGWIALSVLVAARRLSWEAER, from the coding sequence ATGAACGGAATCCTCGCACTTGCCCGCGCTCACCTCATCACCGCGCTGCGCGAGCGGGTGACCCTGTTTTGGTTCATCGTGTTCCCCGTCTTCCTCCTCGTGATCCTCACCCTGATCTTCGGGAATCTCGGGAAACAGGGCGGGATGAACTTCCAAGTGGGGTTGGTGAACCTGGAGGAGGCGGAAGCAGGGCCGGATCTTGCCAGGGTTGTGATCTCCGCATTTGCGGCGATCGGGGAACCGGAAGATGGCAAAGAACCGCTCTTCTCCCTTCACCGCCCCGGGCCAGGGGAGGACAAGCAGGAGTTTCTCTCTCGCGCCAAGGAGGAGCTGCGGCACGGGAGGCTGGCGGCGGTGATCGTGATCCCGCGCGGGTTCAACCAGGCGGTCCTCTCCGATGCGGGGGCCGAGATCACGGTCTATACCGATCCGACGCGGAGCGGGTCCGCCCTCGCCGCAGATGTGATCGCCGAGGTCGTCTCCGGGGTCAACCGCGAGATCCTTGTCCGGATCGGACGGCTTGATCCGAATAACGAGATCCCGATGAGGAACGAGTCGTTGGCGGGGATGCCGGCTTCGTTCTCCTACGCCTCGTTCCTCCTCCCCGGAGTGGTCCTGATGGCGTTCTTCACCGCCGGGCTGTTCGGGGTCCCGGGGGCGATCCTCTACGCCCGCGATCGATTTCAGCTCCGCCGCTACTGGGTCACCCCACTCACTGTTCCCCGGTATCTCGCCGGATTTTCGTTAGGTCAGCTCGGACTGAGCGCCGTTCAATTCGCCGTGCTGTTTGCCATCGGCGAGTACGGACTGGGGGCGAGGGTGAACTTCGCTCGACCGCAGGCGATTGCGTTTCTCATCCTCGGGTTCTGCACTTTTCTTGCGTTCGGGTTCCTCATCGCCGCGGTCGCCAAGACAGCTAACGGAGCGATGGCGATCGCCAACATCCTCAACATCCCGCTCATGTTCCTCGGCGGGCTCTTCTTTCCGGTCGGGGATCTGCCCGGATTCTTGCGGGCGATCGTCCTCGTAAACCCGGTCACCTACATCGCCGGCGGGTTGCGGGCGGGTTTGGGGCTGACGGAGGGGACTACCTCGCCGATCGGGAGCGTCCTCGTCCCGCTCGGATGGATCGCGCTGTCGGTTCTTGTTGCCGCTCGGCGCTTGTCTTGGGAGGCGGAACGATGA